One Lacticaseibacillus rhamnosus genomic window carries:
- the asnB gene encoding asparagine synthase (glutamine-hydrolyzing), with protein MCGIIAFADKTILNKKPVINNMMDMIKHRGPNSSGEYINDDVALGFRRLSIIDLKGGSQPILNEDGTVAIIFNGEIYNFQSIRKDLIAAGHVFKTHSDTEVLLHGYEEYGIEELLKKIRGMFAFLIWDDNKKEMFGARDFFGIKPMYYYHDGDTFIVGSEIKAFLKHPKFKKQLNKEALKPYLTFQYSALDETFFKGVYRIPEGHYFTLKDNELTIKKYWDMDFKANNLSFEDTVAAIDKSVSESVDAHRISDVEVGSLLSSGVDSSYITALLRPEHTFSIGFDNKKYHEGVAAKELSDKLGLDNTSDIVTEKEALDNFPLIQYHLDEPDSNPSCVPLYFLTRLAHKDVTVILSGEGADELFAGYANYGFHTRSHAIRVFADGLRKLPRGVKYRIAHGLKKMPNFHGRLHLYESTAPAEEFFIGEALVFHEGQADEILQPEFRQSKSVRDIVTESYKKVRHYDDEVKKMQYLDIHQFMPKDILLKADKLSMANSMELRVPFLDKEVAKVAAGIPTKYLINSHNSKYALREAANRHLPEEWASREKLGFPVPVKQWLEDEPFYKKVRETFEQDWVKEFFDQDAILDILDKTYRKERNDRRKVWTIYTFLVWYKVYFIDDEIPHYVADSNKEKLEA; from the coding sequence ATGTGCGGAATCATCGCGTTTGCGGACAAGACAATTTTGAACAAGAAACCAGTTATTAATAACATGATGGATATGATTAAACACCGGGGGCCGAATTCGAGTGGCGAATATATCAATGATGATGTTGCGCTTGGATTTCGTCGGTTGTCGATCATTGATTTAAAGGGTGGTTCGCAGCCGATTCTGAACGAAGACGGTACTGTTGCGATTATCTTTAATGGGGAAATCTATAATTTTCAAAGTATTCGCAAAGATTTGATTGCTGCCGGACATGTGTTTAAGACCCATTCCGACACCGAGGTGCTGCTTCATGGTTACGAAGAGTATGGCATTGAAGAACTGTTGAAAAAGATTCGCGGCATGTTTGCTTTCCTGATTTGGGATGACAACAAGAAAGAAATGTTTGGTGCCCGCGACTTCTTTGGGATTAAGCCGATGTATTATTACCACGATGGCGATACGTTCATCGTTGGTAGTGAAATCAAGGCCTTTTTGAAGCATCCTAAGTTTAAGAAACAACTGAATAAAGAAGCGCTCAAACCGTATTTGACTTTCCAGTACTCCGCGTTGGACGAAACTTTCTTCAAAGGCGTTTATCGCATTCCGGAAGGTCATTACTTCACGTTGAAGGATAATGAACTCACGATTAAGAAGTATTGGGATATGGATTTCAAGGCTAATAATCTGAGTTTTGAAGATACGGTTGCTGCCATTGACAAGAGTGTGTCCGAATCAGTTGATGCCCACCGAATTTCCGATGTTGAAGTCGGATCGCTGCTTTCTTCAGGGGTGGATTCATCTTACATTACCGCGCTGTTGCGGCCAGAGCACACCTTCTCCATCGGTTTTGACAACAAGAAGTATCATGAAGGGGTCGCCGCGAAGGAACTCAGCGATAAATTGGGCTTAGATAACACCAGTGATATCGTGACGGAAAAAGAGGCGTTGGATAACTTCCCGTTGATTCAATATCATTTGGACGAACCGGATTCCAACCCTTCCTGCGTGCCGTTATACTTCCTGACAAGACTGGCTCACAAAGATGTGACGGTTATTTTGTCTGGTGAAGGGGCCGACGAACTTTTTGCCGGGTATGCTAACTATGGTTTTCACACCCGCAGCCATGCGATTCGGGTCTTCGCGGACGGCTTGCGCAAGTTACCGCGCGGCGTGAAGTACCGCATTGCCCATGGGTTGAAGAAGATGCCGAACTTCCACGGACGGCTGCATCTGTATGAATCCACGGCCCCGGCGGAAGAGTTCTTCATTGGTGAGGCCTTAGTTTTCCATGAAGGCCAGGCCGATGAGATTTTGCAGCCGGAATTCCGCCAGAGTAAGAGTGTTCGTGATATCGTAACGGAATCGTACAAAAAGGTGCGCCATTACGATGATGAAGTCAAGAAGATGCAGTACCTTGATATTCACCAGTTCATGCCTAAGGATATTTTGCTGAAGGCCGACAAGCTGTCGATGGCCAACTCCATGGAGCTGCGGGTGCCGTTTTTGGATAAGGAAGTTGCCAAAGTGGCGGCTGGTATTCCAACCAAATATCTGATCAACTCACACAATTCTAAGTACGCCTTGCGTGAAGCTGCCAACCGTCACCTGCCAGAAGAATGGGCGAGTCGCGAAAAACTCGGCTTCCCGGTTCCGGTCAAACAGTGGCTTGAAGATGAGCCTTTTTATAAAAAGGTTCGCGAAACATTTGAGCAAGACTGGGTTAAAGAGTTCTTTGATCAAGACGCGATTTTGGATATTCTCGATAAGACTTACCGCAAAGAGCGCAATGATCGCCGCAAAGTTTGGACGATTTATACCTTCTTAGTTTGGTATAAGGTTTATTTCATTGATGATGAGATTCCGCATTATGTGGCGGATTCAAACAAAGAAAAGCTCGAAGCCTAA
- a CDS encoding metallophosphoesterase family protein, translating into MTIRPFVKKDLGHFIDAVTPLLSPSALNFALITDTHDKAKFSSTYYGPTGFWHVREQQWLSTRMPLDLRVHLGDLVDGSELPWLTKMRLRNIMVDYRRGAVPFLVTKGNHDDNDKFAEKRPGHKGSFLPDVNRQLIFATDAAQPDIAVSHEGLLVRDYPGLRVIVLNTADVPLHAGHKIYDVKKTLAVSFAQLRDFALALKGALNRDVLIMSHAPAMNQKGQPALRFNGRAVHELLRAFNLHASGVLNTGKTPEFGGQLRFDFTQNTGRIIAYLAGHYHLEADYQVNGIHYSLQNTSALMGRHHGLTTKFNRRFDRHFGTPSEYAGYVVSVDIDRRRLSLYGYGAASRVRRFAF; encoded by the coding sequence ATGACAATTCGGCCTTTTGTTAAAAAAGATTTGGGCCATTTTATTGATGCGGTGACACCATTATTGTCGCCTTCAGCCTTGAATTTCGCCTTGATTACCGATACTCATGACAAAGCCAAATTCTCATCGACTTATTATGGCCCGACTGGATTTTGGCATGTCCGTGAGCAGCAGTGGTTGAGTACCCGGATGCCACTTGACTTGCGGGTTCATCTTGGCGACTTGGTTGATGGCTCGGAATTGCCATGGCTAACCAAAATGCGCTTGCGCAATATCATGGTTGATTATCGGCGGGGTGCGGTGCCATTTCTGGTTACTAAAGGCAATCACGATGACAATGATAAATTCGCCGAAAAGCGGCCCGGTCACAAAGGCAGCTTCTTGCCGGATGTTAATCGTCAGCTGATATTTGCGACAGATGCCGCGCAGCCTGATATTGCGGTTTCGCATGAAGGCTTATTGGTACGGGACTATCCGGGATTACGCGTGATCGTATTAAATACGGCTGATGTACCGTTACATGCCGGACATAAAATTTACGATGTCAAGAAGACTTTAGCGGTTTCGTTTGCGCAGTTACGCGACTTTGCTTTAGCGTTAAAAGGCGCGTTGAATCGTGATGTGTTAATCATGAGTCACGCGCCGGCAATGAATCAAAAAGGCCAACCAGCCTTAAGGTTTAACGGTCGGGCCGTCCATGAGTTGTTGCGGGCTTTTAATTTGCATGCCAGTGGGGTGTTGAATACAGGTAAAACGCCTGAATTTGGCGGACAGTTAAGGTTTGATTTCACCCAAAACACGGGCCGGATCATTGCGTATCTCGCCGGACACTATCACTTGGAAGCGGACTATCAGGTGAATGGTATTCATTACAGCCTACAAAATACCAGTGCACTGATGGGTCGCCATCACGGATTGACGACTAAATTTAATCGCCGGTTTGATCGACATTTTGGTACTCCTAGCGAATATGCCGGATATGTTGTCAGTGTTGACATTGATCGTCGGCGTTTAAGTCTCTATGGCTATGGCGCAGCAAGTCGGGTTCGACGGTTTGCTTTTTGA
- a CDS encoding 1,4-dihydroxy-2-naphthoate polyprenyltransferase, with translation MSISVFLELVEVKAKTASVFPFLLGTLFAWYHYHTLHIPELLVFFVAMLLFNMAVDANDNYQDYRRSEKTEALHFREKTNIIGVNHLNPSMIGWMVVAMMVTSAVLGLWMVSRTGWPLLVMGLFSFAVGYGYAGGPRPISATPYGEFFSGFTMGFVIFLIAVYVNVFNVVDFSWSLIASVYLASGLAQCAISALLLANNIADQDEDETLKRRTIVHYLGRQRSIVFFYSLYTAGFLMLIVSVLLGLLPKLTLLTLITVPLVVKNARGFAANPVKKLTFPNAIKNLFVTTLAQVVFLALGVWLNF, from the coding sequence ATGTCAATATCTGTATTTCTTGAATTAGTTGAGGTTAAGGCGAAAACAGCATCGGTTTTCCCCTTTTTGTTGGGGACGTTGTTTGCCTGGTACCATTATCATACGTTACATATTCCGGAATTGTTGGTTTTCTTTGTTGCCATGCTTTTGTTTAACATGGCGGTTGATGCGAATGACAACTATCAAGATTATCGCCGTTCGGAAAAGACAGAAGCTCTACATTTTCGCGAAAAGACCAATATCATCGGCGTCAATCATCTGAATCCAAGTATGATTGGCTGGATGGTGGTGGCAATGATGGTCACCAGCGCAGTGCTTGGCTTGTGGATGGTAAGCCGTACCGGATGGCCATTGTTGGTCATGGGACTGTTTAGCTTTGCGGTAGGCTATGGCTATGCAGGTGGTCCGCGGCCGATTTCTGCCACACCGTATGGAGAATTCTTCTCGGGATTTACGATGGGGTTTGTCATTTTTCTGATCGCGGTTTATGTCAACGTCTTTAACGTGGTCGACTTTTCGTGGTCATTAATTGCGTCGGTTTATCTGGCAAGTGGGTTGGCACAATGCGCAATTTCGGCGTTGTTACTGGCCAACAACATTGCTGATCAGGATGAAGATGAGACGCTTAAACGGCGCACGATTGTCCATTATCTCGGACGTCAGCGCAGCATTGTTTTCTTTTATAGTCTGTATACGGCAGGATTCTTGATGCTGATTGTTTCGGTATTACTCGGCCTGTTGCCAAAATTGACGCTGCTGACATTGATCACCGTGCCGCTGGTCGTCAAAAATGCGCGTGGGTTTGCTGCTAATCCGGTTAAAAAGCTGACGTTTCCGAACGCCATCAAAAATCTATTCGTCACCACTTTAGCGCAGGTAGTCTTTTTGGCGCTTGGGGTGTGGCTCAATTTCTAA
- a CDS encoding polyprenyl synthetase family protein, producing MIHPLWHRFPMVYHQLEQIQQRLEQVATLREPQVHTLIQQQINAGGKMLRSGLMLMLARFGEPDNAELVTAGAAIEALHLATLVHDDVLDHADIRRGMTTVSAESGNREAIYAGDFLFAIYFQLLSEQDPETVDLRTNARIMKRIFMGEVDQNGPSAPLIPTVNAYLSAISGKTAALFALATYTGATIGHLSATQKKAAYRFGRQLGMAFQMIDDLLDYTQTAKTLNKPALEDLNNGIVTLPLIYAYQTVPDQLTPLTKTAEQIAANADEIAAIVRKHGLPQAHQLAFTYTHRAIAALNPLPSSPTKAALTKLTQQLLQRTH from the coding sequence ATGATTCATCCCCTGTGGCACCGATTCCCCATGGTCTATCACCAACTCGAACAGATTCAGCAGCGGCTGGAACAGGTCGCGACTTTACGCGAACCACAAGTGCATACGTTGATTCAGCAACAAATCAATGCAGGCGGCAAGATGTTACGAAGCGGGCTTATGCTTATGCTAGCGCGTTTTGGCGAACCTGACAACGCTGAGCTTGTGACGGCTGGTGCTGCGATTGAAGCACTACACCTAGCCACACTGGTTCACGATGATGTGCTGGATCATGCCGATATTCGTCGCGGCATGACCACGGTTTCTGCCGAGTCCGGAAATCGTGAAGCCATCTATGCCGGTGATTTCCTGTTTGCCATCTATTTTCAGTTGCTTAGCGAACAGGATCCCGAAACCGTTGATTTAAGAACCAACGCCCGCATCATGAAGCGCATCTTTATGGGTGAAGTGGATCAAAACGGCCCCAGCGCACCGCTCATTCCAACCGTCAATGCTTATTTAAGTGCCATCAGCGGTAAAACAGCCGCTTTGTTTGCGCTGGCGACTTATACAGGCGCAACGATCGGTCACCTTTCTGCCACCCAGAAAAAGGCCGCTTACCGATTTGGCCGGCAGCTCGGCATGGCCTTTCAAATGATTGATGATTTACTTGATTATACCCAAACTGCCAAAACATTGAATAAACCGGCGCTTGAGGATTTAAATAATGGCATTGTCACCTTGCCGCTCATCTACGCCTATCAAACTGTGCCTGACCAGTTGACGCCTTTAACGAAAACAGCCGAACAAATCGCCGCCAATGCTGATGAAATCGCTGCGATTGTTCGTAAACACGGTCTTCCACAGGCACATCAGCTTGCTTTCACCTATACACACCGAGCAATTGCAGCTTTGAACCCACTGCCTTCATCGCCTACCAAAGCAGCCTTGACCAAGCTCACGCAGCAGCTCTTGCAGCGAACGCATTAA
- a CDS encoding acetate kinase, with amino-acid sequence MVKILSINAGSSSLKWKLFDMPSERQVAEGATDILRQSTVKIKYGTDQVYESTTPIRNYREAVSNLLSHLQSLGLVNRLDEITGIGHRVVAGGELFSAPIVIDNRVLAQIRALRDYAPLHNPVEADCIDIFRKMMPWALEVAVFDTAFHQTMKPVNYLYSIPYEYYQKYGVRKYGAHGTSVRYVSAHAAKMLGKPLESMRMIVMHLGAGSSITAIQNGKSVDTSMGFTPVSGVTMGTRAGDVDVSLIAYLMKKLDITDVDQMIDILNTESGLRGISGISHDVRDLEAAAPTHPRAKLALDIFVNRIIKYIGAYAALMNGVDVLVFTAGIGEHSSNIRARIMQSLGYLGARIDPERNLQIHDNAGDITAADARVKTLVIPTNEELMIVRDVMSLSQVAQQAE; translated from the coding sequence ATGGTAAAAATCCTCTCTATCAATGCCGGCAGCTCCTCACTTAAATGGAAGTTGTTTGACATGCCCAGCGAAAGACAAGTAGCAGAAGGCGCAACTGATATCCTGCGTCAGTCGACGGTTAAAATCAAGTATGGTACTGATCAGGTTTATGAAAGTACCACTCCGATTCGCAATTATCGGGAAGCTGTCAGCAATTTGCTCAGTCACTTGCAATCTTTAGGTCTGGTGAACCGCCTCGATGAAATTACCGGCATCGGTCATCGCGTTGTTGCAGGTGGAGAACTATTTTCCGCACCTATCGTCATTGACAATCGGGTGTTGGCACAAATTCGAGCGCTGCGGGATTACGCGCCACTGCACAATCCCGTCGAAGCCGATTGCATCGACATTTTCCGTAAGATGATGCCTTGGGCGCTTGAAGTGGCGGTTTTTGATACTGCCTTTCATCAGACTATGAAACCGGTCAATTATCTTTACAGCATTCCTTATGAATATTATCAAAAATATGGCGTTCGTAAATATGGCGCACATGGCACCAGCGTTCGGTATGTCAGTGCTCACGCAGCCAAAATGCTAGGCAAACCGCTTGAATCCATGCGTATGATTGTCATGCATCTTGGCGCCGGCTCCAGCATCACGGCGATCCAAAATGGTAAATCCGTGGATACGTCAATGGGGTTCACCCCTGTATCCGGCGTGACAATGGGAACCCGCGCCGGTGATGTGGACGTTTCATTGATTGCCTACCTCATGAAGAAGTTAGACATAACCGATGTTGATCAAATGATTGACATTTTAAACACCGAATCCGGATTGCGCGGGATCTCCGGCATCAGCCACGATGTTCGTGATCTTGAAGCCGCCGCCCCGACGCATCCGCGCGCAAAACTAGCGCTGGATATTTTCGTCAACCGAATCATCAAATATATCGGTGCTTACGCGGCCTTAATGAATGGCGTTGACGTGCTTGTCTTCACAGCCGGCATCGGCGAGCACAGTAGTAATATTCGCGCCCGCATCATGCAATCGCTTGGCTATCTGGGCGCCCGGATTGATCCTGAGCGCAATTTACAGATTCACGATAACGCCGGCGATATTACGGCAGCCGATGCACGTGTCAAGACCCTCGTTATCCCGACAAACGAGGAATTAATGATTGTCCGGGATGTTATGTCATTAAGCCAAGTTGCCCAACAAGCGGAATGA
- a CDS encoding ABC transporter ATP-binding protein, with the protein MLNVTNLTKRFGNTTAVHDVSFAVRPGEILGLIGQNGAGKTTTFRMLLNLLQPDQGTVTWNQQPLAKLSRETIGYLPEERGLYPKMTIADQICFFAELHGMKRPAVMAVLDQWLDQFQVKGKPTDLVKDLSKGNQQKVQLIAAMIHTPQFIILDEPFSGLDPVNAHLLEVGIRRLRDQGSAIIYSSHDMRNVEAISDRLVMLKNGAVVLSGKLDEIREQFGQTRLYVQSPLTQQELQAFPGVITVTPRSRGFLVKLTDPQVGHDIFAAATHQGYIPEFSQQAPSLDEIFRMKVEA; encoded by the coding sequence ATGCTCAACGTCACCAACCTTACCAAGCGTTTTGGAAATACCACCGCCGTTCACGATGTTTCTTTTGCGGTTCGACCCGGAGAAATTCTCGGACTTATCGGTCAAAATGGTGCCGGAAAGACCACGACCTTCCGCATGTTACTGAACTTGCTGCAACCGGATCAAGGCACGGTTACTTGGAACCAGCAACCATTGGCCAAACTGAGTCGCGAGACAATCGGGTATTTACCTGAAGAACGCGGTTTGTATCCTAAAATGACCATCGCGGATCAAATTTGTTTCTTCGCTGAACTTCACGGTATGAAACGTCCAGCGGTCATGGCAGTCCTTGATCAATGGCTTGACCAATTTCAAGTCAAAGGCAAGCCCACTGATCTCGTCAAAGATCTGTCAAAAGGTAATCAGCAAAAAGTTCAACTGATTGCCGCGATGATTCATACACCCCAATTTATTATTTTGGATGAACCCTTTTCCGGTCTGGATCCGGTTAATGCCCATCTGCTAGAAGTCGGGATTCGCCGGTTGCGTGATCAAGGCAGCGCAATTATCTATTCGAGCCACGACATGCGCAACGTTGAAGCCATTTCCGATCGGTTGGTCATGCTAAAAAACGGTGCCGTTGTCTTATCCGGCAAGCTTGACGAAATTCGCGAACAGTTTGGTCAAACCCGACTCTACGTTCAATCCCCCTTAACCCAACAGGAGCTACAGGCTTTCCCCGGCGTGATCACGGTGACGCCACGTTCCCGCGGCTTCTTAGTCAAACTGACCGATCCGCAAGTTGGCCATGATATTTTCGCCGCTGCCACACACCAAGGCTACATTCCCGAGTTTAGTCAACAAGCACCATCCTTAGACGAAATCTTCCGCATGAAAGTAGAGGCCTAA
- a CDS encoding ABC transporter permease: MEKMDVIFRQVFIKNLKSKTWLWIVLGPLVLAAIFGAVFWLMNQTNQTTRIGVVSDSPALVQTFKSSSDNDQHYTHYATTAAAKRALAAEKLDAVLTVTGQPTQQASLIQRTDGQSINRTQLQGVLAQAHTKKVASQLQLSTTQLQQLFATPALATTSVKVDDGKLVTRSAKSQASGSVAGFIVDILIYTFVIGYASMMAQEIGTEKGSRIEESILTAITPQAQFFGKLLGILALMATQIIIYGVVGLASLVALRQLPQNPLSTLIGHLDLSSVSPNMILFSIAFFFVGTLTYTVLAALTGSLVANQEQIGQATTPIVMLGMVGYFGAIIVANGASPILNIASYVPFLSTMMMPVRLGAGQVSAAAGWSAFGINVIFLIAFTWLTVKLYQTNVLSYSDGGIFKAFKRSLQLQRTARKRHPVKS, encoded by the coding sequence ATGGAAAAAATGGATGTCATTTTTCGCCAAGTCTTCATCAAGAATCTTAAAAGTAAAACCTGGTTATGGATTGTCCTGGGTCCGTTAGTATTAGCCGCTATTTTTGGCGCGGTTTTCTGGTTGATGAATCAAACCAACCAAACAACCCGAATCGGCGTGGTTTCGGACAGCCCGGCATTGGTTCAAACGTTTAAAAGCAGCAGCGACAACGATCAGCATTATACGCATTACGCCACCACGGCTGCAGCTAAACGAGCATTGGCGGCCGAAAAACTTGATGCAGTTTTGACAGTCACCGGTCAGCCGACCCAACAGGCAAGTCTCATTCAGCGAACAGATGGGCAAAGCATCAATCGCACCCAACTACAAGGTGTGCTGGCTCAAGCCCACACCAAAAAAGTTGCCAGTCAACTACAGCTATCGACCACCCAACTGCAGCAACTTTTTGCGACTCCCGCCTTGGCCACTACCAGTGTCAAAGTAGATGATGGCAAGCTTGTCACCCGTTCTGCCAAATCCCAAGCGTCCGGATCGGTTGCGGGTTTCATCGTCGATATTTTGATTTACACCTTTGTCATCGGTTATGCTTCAATGATGGCGCAGGAAATTGGGACAGAAAAAGGGTCACGGATAGAAGAATCGATTTTAACTGCGATTACGCCGCAAGCTCAGTTCTTTGGCAAACTGCTTGGCATTCTGGCGTTGATGGCAACACAAATCATTATTTATGGCGTGGTCGGATTAGCCAGTCTCGTCGCCTTACGCCAGCTACCGCAAAATCCCCTGTCAACGCTTATCGGCCATCTTGACCTGAGTAGTGTGAGTCCAAACATGATTCTGTTTAGTATTGCGTTCTTCTTTGTCGGCACCTTGACCTATACCGTTTTGGCCGCCTTAACTGGTTCGCTGGTTGCGAATCAGGAACAGATCGGCCAGGCTACCACACCGATTGTGATGCTGGGAATGGTTGGCTACTTTGGCGCTATCATTGTTGCCAATGGCGCCTCGCCTATTCTTAATATCGCCAGTTATGTGCCATTTTTATCAACCATGATGATGCCCGTACGACTGGGAGCAGGCCAAGTCAGTGCTGCGGCCGGCTGGTCAGCATTCGGCATTAATGTGATCTTTTTAATCGCGTTCACCTGGCTAACGGTCAAGCTTTATCAGACGAATGTGTTAAGCTATTCTGATGGCGGTATTTTCAAAGCGTTCAAGCGTTCGTTACAATTACAACGTACCGCCCGCAAGCGTCATCCGGTCAAATCATGA
- a CDS encoding GntR family transcriptional regulator, with product MRIVISNQSGKPIYEQIEDQVKTAILAGQLKANEQLPSIRSLAKDLRISVITTTRAYHELEAAGFITNVQGKGAYVLGQDSSLVRENALRDIEASLNQAIDTAKMAKITPAELHTMLDTLLQAEGEADHDN from the coding sequence ATGCGGATCGTCATCTCAAATCAATCGGGCAAACCGATTTATGAACAAATCGAAGACCAGGTGAAAACCGCGATCCTCGCCGGTCAGTTAAAGGCGAATGAACAACTGCCGTCTATCCGCAGTCTTGCTAAAGATTTACGTATCAGCGTGATCACAACGACCCGCGCCTATCACGAACTTGAAGCAGCCGGATTCATTACCAACGTTCAGGGTAAAGGCGCCTATGTTCTCGGCCAAGATAGCTCTTTGGTCCGGGAAAACGCACTGCGCGACATTGAAGCGTCCCTGAATCAAGCAATCGACACGGCTAAAATGGCCAAAATCACCCCCGCCGAGTTGCACACTATGTTAGATACATTACTGCAAGCAGAAGGAGAAGCCGATCATGACAACTGA
- a CDS encoding ABC transporter ATP-binding protein — protein sequence MTTDLLTVSHLNKHYEDFHLADVSFHLPAGYIMGFIGPNGAGKTTTIKAILDMLQPDSGDISLLGQTTVAARKQVRDQLGVVLDGMVYPDSWQSTAVNRFVGPFFPSWDAVYFKQLCHDFAIPEKTKYRDLSMGTKIKLQLAAALAHHPQLLILDEPTSGLDPIARDELIAILQDFISDDQHSVLISTHSIIELAKVADYVTYLLTGKVTFTGPLSDLLDRYIMIKGGPNELTPGIQATIIGLQQSRVGFSGIWPADQADQLPDSIVQETVDLETLMIAFGKGRRAHA from the coding sequence ATGACAACTGATTTACTCACAGTTTCGCACCTCAACAAACACTATGAGGATTTTCACTTGGCTGACGTCAGTTTTCACCTGCCTGCCGGTTATATTATGGGTTTCATCGGTCCAAATGGCGCAGGCAAAACAACAACGATCAAAGCGATTCTCGACATGCTTCAACCTGACAGTGGTGATATCAGTTTACTGGGTCAAACCACCGTTGCAGCTCGAAAACAGGTTCGGGATCAGCTTGGTGTTGTTCTGGATGGAATGGTTTATCCAGACTCATGGCAATCAACCGCGGTGAATCGGTTTGTCGGTCCTTTTTTCCCTAGTTGGGATGCGGTTTATTTTAAACAGTTATGTCACGATTTTGCGATTCCTGAAAAAACCAAATATCGTGATTTATCAATGGGTACCAAAATCAAGTTGCAACTGGCCGCGGCTTTAGCCCATCATCCGCAGCTCTTAATCTTAGATGAACCCACGTCTGGCTTGGATCCGATTGCCCGTGACGAACTCATTGCCATTTTGCAGGATTTTATCAGCGACGATCAACATAGCGTTTTGATTTCAACCCACAGTATTATCGAATTGGCTAAAGTGGCCGATTATGTCACTTACTTGCTAACAGGGAAAGTAACCTTCACTGGGCCATTAAGTGACCTGCTTGATCGGTATATTATGATTAAAGGTGGCCCAAATGAGTTAACCCCGGGCATTCAAGCAACGATTATCGGATTGCAACAAAGCCGCGTCGGATTCTCCGGTATTTGGCCTGCCGATCAAGCCGATCAACTGCCTGACAGTATTGTTCAGGAAACAGTTGATTTGGAAACCTTGATGATTGCTTTTGGCAAGGGGAGGCGTGCACATGCGTGA
- a CDS encoding ABC-2 transporter permease → MRDLVKLVGLDLAVFHTNSKKYFWFGTLISIVLLLLPFLNGDLATPLAGGITGLSIGLLMMPFVGVDRQGMENLYTMLPVRRTTIVAGHYLFGLMTVGLIDACSMLIIGLGWMARVNPIRDSQAFGWMLCFGTALMLFQIILSFPLMIGLGFKRAPLAAYFPLAILLIAVFLERSFQVDLDALKPWFGVIVAIFISAFIFSWWLSTVLYKKREF, encoded by the coding sequence ATGCGTGATTTGGTCAAACTTGTTGGCTTGGACCTGGCTGTATTTCATACTAATAGTAAGAAGTATTTTTGGTTTGGTACTTTGATCAGTATCGTTTTGTTGCTTCTCCCTTTCTTGAACGGTGACTTAGCAACCCCGCTTGCAGGCGGCATTACGGGTCTTAGCATTGGCTTATTGATGATGCCTTTTGTCGGTGTTGATCGCCAAGGAATGGAGAATCTTTACACCATGTTACCGGTCCGCCGTACTACCATTGTCGCCGGCCATTATCTGTTCGGTTTGATGACAGTGGGCTTAATTGACGCGTGCAGCATGCTTATCATTGGTCTGGGTTGGATGGCTCGCGTTAATCCAATCCGTGATTCACAAGCTTTCGGGTGGATGCTTTGTTTTGGTACTGCGCTCATGCTCTTTCAAATTATCTTATCGTTTCCACTCATGATTGGCTTGGGGTTTAAGCGCGCGCCTCTTGCTGCTTATTTTCCACTTGCCATTCTCTTAATTGCCGTCTTTCTTGAAAGAAGCTTCCAAGTAGACTTAGATGCCCTCAAGCCTTGGTTCGGAGTAATTGTGGCAATCTTTATTTCAGCTTTCATCTTCTCTTGGTGGTTAAGCACCGTGCTGTATAAAAAACGCGAATTCTAA